One part of the Lycium ferocissimum isolate CSIRO_LF1 chromosome 8, AGI_CSIRO_Lferr_CH_V1, whole genome shotgun sequence genome encodes these proteins:
- the LOC132066049 gene encoding uncharacterized protein LOC132066049 yields MGELETGRGLNQELGLIKADDTRWGSHYKSFGNFISNFASIVDVLDALVVNASTPDERASASGLRSCQTFETVFLLHLMTDVLGITYDLNVSLQKKEQDIANAMILVKVCKRRLQALRDNEWDPLLEKHSGWDSLKEKVETFCIKHKISLPNYDDPYANSGRSQRTVVDYTTLHHYRVDLFYKIIDWQLQELNERFNEVTSDLLNGVAFLNPIDSFSSFDIKKIVRMAELYLDDFDGFSMRALENQLANYIIDVRDIDKRFSNLGGLGELSRKLVETKKHLNYSLVFLLVKFALLLPVATATVERAFSAMKFIKNDLRNRMDDEFLDGCIVPYVEKKSI; encoded by the coding sequence ATGGGTGAGCTAGAAACGGGTAGAGGCCTGAATCAAGAACTTGGCCTTATTAAAGCCGATGATACTCGTTGGGGATCTCACTACAAGTCGTTTGGAAACTTTATTAGTAACTTTGCCTCTATTGTTGATGTACTTGATGCTCTTGTTGTAAATGCAAGTACTCCGGATGAAAGAGCTAGTGCGTCGGGACTTAGAAGTTGTCAAACATTTGAGACTGTTTTCTTGTTGCATTTGATGACTGATGTTTTAGGAATCACATATGATCTTAATGTGTCATTACAAAAAAAGGAACAAGATATTGCAAATGCCATGATTCTTGTTAAGGTTTGCAAGAGAAGGTTGCAAGCTTTAAGAGATAATGAATGGGATCCTCTCTTAGAAAAGCATTCCGGATGGGATTCACTTAAAGAAAAGGTAGAAACTTTTTGTATCAAGCATAAAATTTCATTGCCTAATTATGATGATCCATATGCTAACTCTGGAAGATCACAACGTACAGTAGTTGATTATACTACTTTGCATCATTACCGTGtggatttattttataaaattattgatTGGCAGCTACAAGAACTCAATGAGCGTTTCAATGAGGTGACTAGTGATTTGCTTAATGGAGTAGCTTTCTTGAATccaattgattcattttctagTTTTGACATAAAAAAGATAGTGAGAATGGCTGAATTATATCTTGATGACTTTGATGGATTTAGCATGAGGGCTCTTGAGAATCAACTTGCTAATTACATTATTGATGTTCGTGATATTGACAAAAGGTTCTCCAATTTAGGTGGACTTGGGgaactttcaagaaagttaGTTGAGACAAAGAAGCATTTAAACTATTCTCTTGTATTCCTTTTGGTGAAGTTTGCTTTGCTTCTACCAGTTGCCACTGCAACAGTTGAAAGAGCTTTTTCGGCGATGAAGTTTATCAAGAATGACTTGCGGAATCGAATGGATGATGAATTCTTAGATGGTTGCATAGTACCttatgtggaaaaaaaaagtatttaa
- the LOC132066632 gene encoding uncharacterized protein LOC132066632, translating to MNFDWLEYSTSADAAYCLPCYLFQGESIHQGGGNVFSTKGFKNWYRKDSLVSHVGPPNSVHNQSKRMCEDLMREEQSIQAAFYKLDDKGKHEYWVRLNASIDVVRLLLNQGLALRGHDESESSLNKGNFLEVLSWYADKCDQIQPYVLGKAPKNNKMTSHDIQKDIVSACKIETIKAIIEDLNGDYFALLIDESRDVSRKEQMAICLRYVDKRGFVMEAFIGLVHVKDTSALSLKKAIVDVLAHHSLTLSYVCGQCYDGASNMQGELGGLKTLIK from the coding sequence ATGAATTTTGATTGGTTGGAATATAGTACAAGTGCAGATGCAGCTTATTGTTTGCCTTGTTATTTGTTTCAAGGTGAAAGCATTCATCAAGGTGGTGGTAATGTATTTTCGACTAAAGGGTTTAAAAATTGGTATAGAAAGGATAGCTTGGTATCGCACGTTGGTCCACCAAATAGTGTTCATAATCAATCAAAAAGAATGTGTGAAGATCTAATGCGAGAAGAACAATCCATTCAGGCTGCATTTTACAAGTTGGATGATAAAGGTAAGCATGAATATTGGGTTCGCTTAAATGCTTCAATTGATGTGGTACGACTTCTCTTGAATCAAGGTTTGGCACTTCGCGGTCATGATGAGAGTGAATCGTCATTGAACAAAGgtaattttcttgaagttcttTCATGGTACGCGGATAAATGTGATCAAATTCAACCTTATGTGTTAGGAAAAGctccaaaaaataataaaatgactTCTCATGATATCCAGAAAGATATTGTGAGTGCTTGTAAGATTGAAACAATTAAGGCTATAATAGAGGACTTAAATGGTGACTACTTTGCTCTATTGATTGATGAATCTAGAGATGTGTCACGCAAAGAGCAAATGGCTATTTGTTTACGGTATGTTGATAAAAGGGGATTTGTGATGGAGGCATTTATTGGACTTGTTCATGTTAAAGATACTAGTGCATTATCACTAAAGAAAGCAATTGTGGATGTACTCGCTCACCATTCTTTAACTTTATCTTATGTATGTGGGCAATGTTATGATGGGGCAAGCAATATGCAAGGTGAGCTTGGTGGTCTTAAAACTTTGATCAAATAA